The proteins below come from a single Rhodococcus sp. WMMA185 genomic window:
- a CDS encoding YncE family protein produces MAGRGMRTVATSIGLAFLLVTGCSSNSDEDVAVTIEPASAAQSPPQNTVPAGTVHPVGAPIASTTFDAETRTAVVMPDSDNQILLFSGDDLAAPTRAIPVDQSVTQVSIAPGGVALLAMNNQVGRLDLRTGELTFIPADGDVRSVAQLPDGRIATGLSDGKIHIEDPETNRTQVIDGLTSVDELAVVGDTLTALDRGQTSITAIDVPDSSLGLALRAGEGATQLTTDHFGRILVTDTRGDELLVYTTDALILRQRFPTGPAPYGVAYDDRSDTAWVTLTGDNEVVGFDLSSGVGVETARYSTVRQPNSIAVDTVNGDLLIGSATGDGLQQIPTRSP; encoded by the coding sequence ATGGCGGGACGAGGAATGCGCACCGTTGCCACCAGTATCGGACTAGCATTTCTCCTGGTCACGGGCTGTTCCTCGAATTCCGACGAAGATGTGGCGGTGACGATCGAACCTGCGAGCGCCGCGCAGTCCCCGCCCCAGAACACCGTGCCCGCCGGTACCGTCCACCCCGTGGGCGCACCGATCGCTTCCACCACGTTCGACGCCGAGACACGAACTGCGGTGGTCATGCCGGACTCCGATAACCAGATTCTGCTGTTTTCGGGCGACGACCTCGCAGCACCCACGCGCGCCATACCGGTGGATCAAAGCGTCACGCAGGTCTCGATCGCACCTGGCGGAGTCGCACTCCTCGCCATGAACAACCAGGTAGGGCGCCTGGACCTGCGTACTGGAGAGCTGACGTTCATCCCCGCCGACGGTGATGTACGGTCGGTAGCCCAACTTCCCGACGGCCGAATCGCAACGGGACTGAGCGATGGCAAAATTCACATCGAAGACCCAGAGACGAACCGAACACAGGTAATCGACGGCTTGACCTCGGTCGACGAACTGGCCGTCGTCGGAGACACTCTCACTGCCCTCGACCGCGGTCAGACGTCCATCACGGCGATCGACGTTCCGGACTCGTCGCTCGGCCTCGCGTTGCGGGCCGGTGAAGGGGCCACGCAGCTGACCACCGACCACTTCGGGCGGATCCTCGTAACCGACACCAGAGGTGACGAGTTGCTCGTTTACACCACCGACGCCCTGATTCTGCGCCAGCGGTTCCCGACCGGTCCGGCCCCGTACGGTGTCGCGTACGACGACCGATCCGACACAGCCTGGGTGACCCTGACCGGGGACAACGAAGTGGTCGGTTTCGATCTGTCCAGCGGAGTCGGGGTGGAAACTGCCCGTTATTCCACAGTCCGCCAGCCGAACTCCATCGCGGTCGATACCGTAAACGGTGACCTCCTGATAGGTTCCGCGACAGGAGACGGCCTGCAGCAGATCCCGACGAGGAGTCCGTAG
- a CDS encoding DUF5703 family protein, giving the protein MSSHSRRVPAGWETESEEFEYVPLRLPPEVTRISASMRLAIQAEFGGWELSRVRLYSDGSRRVLLKRKKTVHHVPDPAI; this is encoded by the coding sequence ATGTCATCGCATTCACGCCGCGTCCCCGCCGGATGGGAAACCGAATCCGAAGAGTTCGAGTACGTGCCGCTTCGGCTGCCACCTGAAGTCACGCGCATCAGTGCATCAATGAGGTTGGCGATCCAGGCGGAGTTCGGCGGCTGGGAACTCTCTCGGGTCCGCCTGTACTCCGACGGAAGCCGTCGCGTGCTGCTCAAGCGAAAGAAGACCGTTCACCATGTCCCCGACCCCGCGATCTAG